Proteins co-encoded in one Dasypus novemcinctus isolate mDasNov1 chromosome 18, mDasNov1.1.hap2, whole genome shotgun sequence genomic window:
- the LOC101414766 gene encoding small ribosomal subunit protein uS15-like: MGCLHVPGKGLSLSALLYHHSIPTWLKLTPDDVKEQIYKLAKKGPTPSQVGVILRDSHGIAQVLFVTGTKILSILKHKRLAPDLPEDLYHLIKKAFAVQKQLERNRKDKDAKFCLILIES, from the coding sequence ATGGGTTGCCTGCACGTTCCTGGGAAGGGCCTGTCCCTGTCGGCTTTGCTCTATCACCACAGCATCCCCACCTGGCTGAAGTTGACACCTGATGATGTGAAGGAGCAAATCTACAAATTGGCCAAGAAGGGCCCGACTCCTTCACAAGTCGGTGTGATCCTAAGAGATTCACATGGCATTGCACAAGTACTTTTTGTGACAGGCACTAAAATCTTGAGCATTCTTAAACACAAAAGACTTGCTCCTGATCTTCCTGAGGATCTTTACCATCTAATTAAGAAAGCTTTTGCTGTTCAAAAGCAACTTGAGAGGAACAGAAAGGATAAGGATGCTAAATTCTGTCTGATTCTGATTGAGAGCTGA